One Leptolyngbya ohadii IS1 genomic window carries:
- a CDS encoding PAS domain-containing protein, which yields MVGITSAFWDIPGIQSQRSLEFLANLLDPIVVYGKQGQVVYASSSFLSLLRQDIEQVSFFSYFGTGIPLVTLQQLWQEATRGEPIKFFAKVQNSSKTLVCSLHFSRETELMFLIAREFKQRSPTQALMQGYEKILSVLTDHPNLATVLLRPDGLIVRSNSKFHELMAIDPDEQIDIADLSHPEDRLLDRDLRQKLLDNDLQTYTIEKRFISRTNEVVWFNCSVSILHLPEPVDGYHYYFMTILEDITENKKIYSALVRTEGKWKAFVLNSLNLFIQTTSQGQIIYMSPAVERILGYGAEELLDLSITELIHLGDLHKFNLAMDFWQNNLGSDRAGIECRWQTKANNWVYLYIQGQRFPLGLDIDGIVISGYEITQRKRLEAELRSSQEKYRSLILCLPQVGRERIPGCVAKK from the coding sequence ATGGTAGGGATAACTTCTGCATTTTGGGATATTCCCGGAATACAATCTCAGCGATCGTTAGAGTTTCTGGCAAACTTGCTTGATCCAATCGTCGTCTACGGAAAACAGGGGCAGGTGGTTTATGCAAGCTCCAGCTTTCTATCGCTACTTCGGCAGGACATCGAGCAGGTCAGTTTTTTTAGCTACTTTGGCACGGGTATTCCGCTGGTTACTCTACAGCAACTCTGGCAGGAGGCAACTCGGGGAGAACCGATCAAATTTTTTGCAAAGGTTCAAAATAGCTCTAAAACGCTGGTCTGTTCGCTGCATTTCAGTCGAGAAACGGAGTTAATGTTTCTAATTGCCAGGGAATTTAAGCAGCGTTCCCCAACCCAGGCGCTGATGCAGGGCTACGAGAAAATCCTCTCGGTTTTGACGGATCACCCTAACTTAGCAACAGTCTTGCTGCGTCCAGATGGTCTAATCGTTCGGAGCAATTCAAAATTTCATGAGCTGATGGCGATCGACCCCGATGAGCAGATTGACATTGCGGATTTATCTCACCCTGAGGATCGCCTGCTCGATCGAGATCTGCGGCAGAAGCTTCTGGACAACGACCTGCAAACCTACACGATCGAAAAACGGTTTATTTCCAGAACTAACGAAGTGGTCTGGTTTAATTGCAGTGTCTCTATTCTGCATTTGCCAGAGCCAGTGGATGGTTATCACTACTATTTCATGACCATCCTGGAGGATATTACTGAGAATAAAAAGATATATAGTGCGCTCGTACGAACAGAGGGCAAGTGGAAAGCCTTTGTCTTAAACAGCTTAAATTTGTTCATTCAAACCACCAGCCAGGGACAAATTATCTACATGAGTCCGGCGGTAGAACGGATTCTGGGCTACGGAGCAGAAGAGCTTCTGGATCTGTCTATCACAGAGCTGATTCATCTAGGTGATCTCCATAAATTTAATCTGGCGATGGATTTTTGGCAGAACAATCTCGGTTCCGATCGGGCAGGCATTGAATGCCGATGGCAAACGAAAGCGAATAATTGGGTGTATCTCTATATTCAGGGACAGCGATTTCCCCTTGGTTTAGATATTGATGGGATTGTGATTAGCGGCTACGAGATTACACAGCGTAAACGCCTGGAAGCAGAATTACGCAGCAGTCAGGAAAAGTATCGATCGCTCATTCTGTGCTTGCCCCAGGTCGGACGGGAGAGAATCCCCGGCTGTGTCGCAAAAAAATAA
- a CDS encoding GAF domain-containing protein — MIQARRTILIVDDSPEDRELYRRFLLKDETCVYHILEATNGRQGLALWQQHRPDILLLDYRLPDLDGLAFLGALECPTQRPCLPVVMLTGLGNEAIAVKAIKAGAQDYLVKGQIIPEGLHLAIEGAIESVRLHRELQQRIERERLVAQITQHIRRSLDLQTILQTTVDEVRQFLQTDRVILFRLEPDGSGTVVTESVGSAWQSILASNIHDPCFTEGYVEPYRQGLVTAKPDIYNGTIDPCHVELLARFQVKANLVVPILQDDQLWGLLIAHHCATPRQWQLLEVDLLKELANQVSIALQQAELYQRVQQELAERQQAEAALRQQTDRERLVTQIAQRIRQTLDLNEILQTTVAEVRQFLQTDRVFMYRFQPDFSGVVVVESVGEAWQPILHTEVEDLYSVDIRDEDYRQGCIQAVADIYSAGLTDRHVELLERFQVRANLAVPILHNEGLWGLLVANHCAAPRQWQSFEVDLLKQLAIQVGIALQQSELYQQAQNEIAERRLIEESLRQSEAFKERVLDSSADCIKVLDLEGRLVYMNGGGLCQMEIDDFAPFLHAEWTSFWQDEGYELAQSALAVAKAGKVSTFQGYCPTAKGTPKWWEVIVCPILDRAGNVERILSISRDVSDRIRFEQEREQILAQEQAARQVAERANRTKDEFLAVLSHELRSPLNPILGWAKLLQSRSFDASRTSEALAVIERNAKLQAQLIDDLLDISRIMSGKLALTSNPVDLPFVVLSALETVRLGAEAKQIHIEKSLEFESGLVLGDAARLQQVVWNLLSNAVKFTPAGGHITVQLVREMSGDAAFAKLSVTDNGKGIKPEFLPHLFEYFRQEDSSTTRRFGGLGLGLAIVRQIVEMHGGTVEAESQGEGQGATFTVRLPLRSHETAPQLAKLSSSRSSLAGSPALPLTGVQLLVVDDDLDNLNFYTVVLESSGAEVVAVSSAAEAMQHLSETTPDILVSDIGMPDTNGYVLMEQVKTAEATQGKQIPAIALTAYASDRDRELALAAGFRSHLAKPIEPDALVEAIAQLLGQLH; from the coding sequence ATGATTCAAGCTCGACGCACGATTCTGATTGTGGATGATAGCCCAGAAGACCGCGAGCTGTATCGGCGATTTTTGTTGAAGGATGAAACCTGCGTTTATCACATTCTTGAAGCGACAAATGGGCGGCAGGGTTTGGCACTCTGGCAGCAGCACAGACCGGATATTCTCCTGCTCGACTATCGACTGCCCGATCTGGATGGACTTGCATTCCTGGGAGCGTTAGAGTGCCCCACCCAGCGACCCTGCCTGCCAGTCGTCATGCTGACCGGGTTAGGCAATGAGGCGATCGCCGTTAAAGCCATTAAAGCGGGGGCACAGGACTACCTGGTAAAAGGGCAAATTATCCCGGAGGGGCTGCATCTGGCGATTGAAGGGGCGATCGAGTCTGTCCGGCTTCATCGAGAACTGCAACAGCGGATTGAACGCGAACGGCTCGTCGCGCAAATTACACAGCACATTCGACGATCGCTCGACCTCCAGACCATCCTGCAAACCACCGTAGACGAGGTACGGCAGTTTCTCCAAACCGATCGCGTGATTCTCTTTCGCCTGGAACCAGATGGGAGCGGCACAGTGGTAACAGAATCGGTGGGTTCAGCGTGGCAGTCGATTCTAGCCTCCAATATTCATGATCCTTGCTTTACCGAGGGGTATGTCGAACCCTATCGACAGGGGTTAGTGACCGCCAAACCAGATATCTATAACGGGACGATCGATCCCTGTCATGTCGAGCTGCTGGCTCGGTTTCAGGTAAAAGCGAATCTGGTTGTGCCAATCCTCCAGGACGATCAGTTATGGGGACTGCTGATCGCGCATCACTGCGCTACCCCCCGCCAGTGGCAGCTGCTGGAAGTGGATTTGCTCAAAGAACTTGCCAATCAGGTGAGCATTGCCCTTCAGCAAGCAGAGCTTTATCAGCGCGTCCAGCAGGAACTCGCCGAGCGACAGCAGGCAGAAGCAGCACTGCGGCAGCAAACCGATCGTGAACGTCTGGTGACGCAAATTGCCCAGCGCATTCGCCAAACGCTCGATCTGAACGAAATTTTGCAGACCACTGTGGCAGAGGTGCGGCAGTTTCTCCAAACCGATCGCGTGTTTATGTACCGCTTTCAGCCCGACTTTAGCGGCGTGGTGGTGGTGGAATCGGTCGGAGAGGCGTGGCAGCCGATCCTCCATACCGAGGTGGAAGACCTGTATTCCGTGGACATACGGGATGAGGACTATCGACAGGGATGCATCCAGGCAGTTGCGGATATCTACAGTGCGGGCTTAACCGATCGTCATGTCGAGCTGCTGGAGCGATTTCAGGTGCGGGCAAACCTGGCAGTTCCGATTCTGCACAACGAGGGGCTATGGGGATTGCTGGTTGCCAATCACTGTGCTGCTCCGCGTCAGTGGCAGTCGTTTGAGGTCGATCTGCTGAAGCAATTAGCCATTCAGGTGGGCATTGCCCTCCAGCAGTCGGAGCTGTATCAGCAGGCGCAAAATGAAATTGCTGAACGCAGGCTGATTGAGGAGTCGCTGCGGCAAAGTGAGGCATTTAAGGAGCGAGTGCTGGATAGCAGTGCCGACTGTATCAAAGTGCTGGATCTCGAAGGGCGGCTCGTCTACATGAATGGGGGTGGGCTGTGCCAGATGGAGATCGATGATTTCGCGCCGTTCCTCCATGCAGAATGGACGTCCTTTTGGCAGGACGAGGGATATGAACTTGCCCAATCTGCTCTTGCGGTCGCTAAAGCTGGCAAAGTTAGCACGTTTCAGGGCTACTGCCCCACAGCAAAAGGCACACCGAAATGGTGGGAAGTGATTGTCTGTCCTATTCTCGATCGTGCAGGGAACGTGGAACGTATTCTGTCGATTTCGCGGGACGTGAGCGATCGCATCCGCTTTGAACAGGAACGCGAGCAAATCCTGGCGCAGGAACAGGCAGCAAGGCAGGTTGCCGAACGCGCCAACCGTACCAAAGATGAATTTCTGGCGGTGCTGTCCCACGAACTCCGATCGCCCCTCAACCCGATTCTGGGCTGGGCTAAGCTGCTTCAAAGCCGCTCTTTTGATGCATCTCGCACGAGTGAGGCGCTGGCAGTCATTGAACGCAATGCCAAACTGCAAGCACAGCTCATTGATGATTTGCTGGACATTTCCCGGATTATGAGCGGCAAGCTTGCCCTCACTTCCAACCCGGTTGATCTACCGTTTGTTGTCCTTTCGGCTCTGGAAACCGTTCGGCTTGGCGCAGAAGCAAAGCAAATTCACATTGAAAAGAGTCTGGAATTTGAGTCTGGGTTGGTTTTGGGCGATGCCGCACGCTTGCAGCAGGTCGTCTGGAATTTGCTCTCCAATGCGGTTAAATTTACCCCAGCCGGAGGGCACATCACCGTGCAGCTGGTGAGGGAAATGTCTGGCGATGCTGCCTTTGCGAAACTGAGCGTGACGGACAACGGAAAGGGGATTAAACCCGAATTCCTGCCGCACCTGTTTGAGTATTTTCGACAGGAAGATTCATCCACCACTCGTCGCTTTGGCGGGCTGGGGTTGGGACTGGCGATCGTGCGGCAAATTGTGGAAATGCACGGCGGTACAGTTGAAGCTGAGAGCCAGGGCGAAGGACAGGGGGCAACTTTTACCGTAAGACTGCCGCTCCGCAGCCATGAAACCGCCCCCCAATTGGCTAAACTCTCCTCTTCTCGCTCCTCCCTTGCTGGATCTCCTGCACTGCCGCTAACGGGAGTTCAACTGCTTGTCGTGGATGATGATCTGGACAACCTCAATTTTTATACCGTTGTTTTAGAGTCTTCTGGAGCGGAGGTGGTTGCTGTTAGTTCTGCCGCAGAAGCAATGCAGCACTTATCGGAAACAACACCAGACATCCTGGTTAGTGACATTGGAATGCCAGATACTAACGGTTATGTGCTGATGGAGCAGGTGAAAACGGCAGAGGCAACCCAAGGAAAGCAAATCCCAGCGATCGCCCTCACTGCTTATGCCAGCGATCGGGATCGAGAACTTGCCTTAGCTGCCGGGTTTCGATCCCATCTTGCAAAACCGATCGAGCCAGATGCCCTGGTGGAGGCGATCGCCCAACTGCTGGGGCAATTACATTAA
- a CDS encoding DUF1206 domain-containing protein, with protein MPRQNTPLSNIQQPARRAASHPWVEKLARFGFAAKGIVYFIVGLLAAQAALGTGGQTTDTSGALTTIVNQPFGKFLLALVTIGLIGYALWRFVQAIFDPEHQGARTEAKHIAQRIGYGLSAIAYSGLALTAIKLILGNPSNGGDSTRDWTARFMGQPFGRWLVGLAGLAVIGVGLSYLYQAYKAKFQRHFNLQLMSEGERRWTKRLGQFGIAARGVVFSIIGLFLMLAALNENANEARGLGGALAALAAQPFGPWLLGIVALGLIAYSIYSLIEARYRQIQQP; from the coding sequence ATGCCACGACAAAATACTCCGCTTTCCAATATTCAGCAGCCTGCACGACGAGCCGCTTCCCATCCCTGGGTCGAAAAACTGGCTCGCTTTGGGTTCGCAGCGAAAGGCATCGTCTATTTTATCGTTGGATTACTGGCAGCCCAAGCTGCTTTGGGAACAGGAGGGCAAACAACAGACACCAGCGGGGCACTCACCACGATCGTTAATCAGCCCTTTGGAAAATTCCTGCTGGCACTGGTGACGATCGGCTTAATTGGCTATGCCCTCTGGCGCTTCGTTCAGGCAATTTTTGACCCGGAACATCAGGGAGCGCGAACTGAAGCAAAACATATCGCGCAGCGTATTGGCTACGGATTGAGTGCGATCGCCTACAGCGGGTTAGCCCTGACCGCCATCAAACTCATTCTGGGCAATCCCAGTAATGGCGGGGATTCAACGCGGGACTGGACTGCTCGCTTTATGGGGCAACCCTTTGGGCGATGGCTGGTTGGATTAGCAGGACTCGCTGTAATCGGCGTCGGGCTTTCCTATCTGTATCAGGCATACAAAGCCAAATTTCAGCGTCATTTCAACCTACAGTTGATGAGCGAAGGGGAGCGTCGATGGACGAAACGATTGGGGCAGTTTGGCATTGCGGCGCGGGGTGTCGTGTTTAGCATCATTGGTTTATTTCTGATGCTGGCGGCTCTGAATGAGAATGCAAATGAAGCGAGAGGATTGGGGGGTGCATTAGCGGCTCTGGCAGCACAGCCCTTTGGACCCTGGCTTCTGGGAATTGTGGCTTTAGGGCTGATTGCCTATAGCATCTACTCTTTAATTGAGGCACGATATCGACAGATTCAGCAGCCGTAG
- a CDS encoding response regulator, translating to MTSPVLQTPSLLIVEDSNEDFEALQRFLRRSPMPIPFQRCVNGEQALAFLYRTGNYADPQVAPRPSLILLDLNPPRTDGREVLRRIKQDDNLKKIPIVVFTTSNNPKDIEICYQYGANTYIVKPIDFELLKQSIQQLMQYWFQIATLPEKAED from the coding sequence ATGACCTCTCCAGTGCTTCAGACCCCCTCCCTGCTAATCGTTGAGGATAGCAACGAAGATTTTGAGGCACTGCAACGATTTCTGCGCCGCTCTCCAATGCCCATTCCGTTCCAGCGATGCGTTAATGGAGAACAGGCGTTAGCATTTCTGTACCGCACGGGCAACTACGCTGATCCTCAAGTCGCGCCTCGTCCCAGCCTCATCCTGCTAGACTTAAATCCGCCTAGAACCGATGGGCGAGAAGTGCTGCGACGCATCAAACAGGATGATAATCTGAAGAAGATTCCGATCGTCGTGTTCACCACATCCAATAATCCAAAGGATATTGAAATTTGCTACCAGTACGGCGCAAATACCTACATTGTGAAGCCGATCGATTTTGAACTTCTAAAGCAGAGTATTCAACAGCTGATGCAGTACTGGTTTCAAATCGCGACGCTACCGGAAAAGGCGGAAGATTAG
- a CDS encoding ABC transporter ATP-binding protein has protein sequence MKHSAPLNQALPKLWRLMHRFSPEIWQQRTLLLISGAALIANVGLQLLEPWTLKFVFDYVLIPQTNSSTNDRLAAIPLLNQLEPITLLTLAAIAVIAITALRALAAYWSTFGLAVVSSRVMAQVRNQLYYHLQHLSLAYHTKARSGDLVVRISSDASRLQEILLTAVLPLVVSILTLFGMVGVMLWMDRDLTLLALLTFPLFAFATHHLSRRIRNASVAHRHQEGAVAATVAESISAIKLVQALSLQDAFASVFCRDNERSLRESVKTQRLAASLERSVDVIIALGTAIVLWQGSRLVLRDALTPGDVLVFLTYLKNAFKPVQNFAKYTGRLAKAAASGDRILDILDEVPDVRNLPNATAAPAFRGTVRFHRVSFAYEPGQDLLQEISFTVQPGQQVAIVGMSGSGKSTLMSLLLRLYDPTQGRVLIDGHDLRDYTLETLRPQISVVLQDSLLFAATVWENIAYGVPHATREEIQAAAHLANAHTFIEALPQGYDTILGERGATLSGGQRQRLAIARAAIRKAPILILDEPTTGLDQANEQAIVTALHQLAQDRTTFLITHNLQLATRSDLILYLENGRLLEQGTHRELLRLKGRYAALYQIQNQMQVTAQNHPEQNLLMS, from the coding sequence ATGAAACACTCCGCACCGCTCAATCAGGCTTTGCCGAAGCTCTGGCGGTTAATGCACCGCTTTTCCCCGGAGATCTGGCAGCAGCGGACTTTGCTACTGATTTCTGGAGCCGCCCTTATTGCCAACGTGGGGCTGCAACTGCTAGAACCCTGGACGCTCAAGTTTGTCTTCGACTATGTGCTGATTCCCCAAACAAACAGCTCCACAAATGACAGGCTGGCGGCAATTCCGCTGCTCAATCAACTGGAGCCAATCACGCTGTTAACGCTGGCAGCGATCGCCGTTATTGCCATTACTGCACTGCGGGCACTGGCAGCATACTGGAGTACCTTTGGGTTAGCCGTCGTCAGCAGCCGGGTGATGGCTCAGGTACGGAATCAGCTCTATTACCATTTGCAGCACCTCTCGCTTGCCTATCACACCAAAGCCAGAAGCGGCGATCTGGTCGTGCGAATCAGCAGCGATGCCAGCCGTCTGCAAGAGATTTTGTTAACTGCCGTTCTGCCGCTGGTGGTCAGTATTTTGACGCTGTTTGGCATGGTTGGCGTCATGCTGTGGATGGATCGGGATCTAACCCTGCTGGCACTCCTCACTTTCCCGCTGTTTGCCTTTGCCACCCATCACCTGAGTCGGCGCATTCGCAATGCCTCCGTTGCCCATCGTCACCAGGAAGGAGCCGTCGCTGCCACCGTTGCTGAATCAATTAGCGCGATTAAACTCGTACAGGCACTTTCGCTCCAGGATGCCTTTGCCAGCGTCTTCTGCCGCGATAACGAAAGGAGTTTGCGAGAAAGCGTCAAAACTCAGCGACTAGCCGCCAGCCTAGAACGCAGTGTAGATGTAATCATTGCCCTGGGAACGGCGATCGTCCTCTGGCAAGGGTCGCGGCTCGTACTGCGGGATGCCCTGACGCCGGGTGATGTGCTGGTGTTTCTCACCTACCTCAAGAATGCCTTTAAGCCCGTCCAAAACTTCGCCAAATATACCGGACGGTTAGCTAAAGCTGCTGCTTCCGGCGATCGCATTCTGGATATTTTGGACGAAGTTCCCGATGTCAGAAATCTGCCTAACGCAACAGCAGCTCCTGCTTTTCGGGGAACCGTGCGCTTCCATCGCGTCAGCTTTGCCTACGAGCCGGGACAGGATTTGCTTCAGGAGATTAGCTTCACCGTGCAGCCCGGACAGCAGGTGGCGATCGTTGGTATGTCGGGCAGCGGTAAATCGACGCTGATGAGTTTATTGCTGCGGCTCTACGATCCCACCCAGGGTCGAGTTCTAATCGACGGGCACGACCTCCGCGATTACACGCTGGAAACGCTGCGTCCGCAAATCAGCGTCGTTTTACAAGATAGCCTCCTGTTTGCCGCAACTGTCTGGGAAAATATTGCCTACGGTGTTCCCCATGCGACCCGCGAAGAGATTCAAGCTGCCGCCCATCTTGCAAACGCCCACACCTTTATCGAAGCCTTGCCTCAGGGCTATGACACCATTCTGGGAGAACGCGGTGCAACCCTCTCCGGGGGTCAGCGTCAGCGGCTAGCGATCGCCCGTGCTGCCATTCGCAAAGCCCCGATCCTGATTCTGGATGAACCAACCACCGGACTCGATCAGGCAAACGAGCAGGCGATCGTGACAGCCCTGCATCAACTGGCTCAAGACCGCACAACGTTTTTGATTACCCACAATCTTCAGCTTGCCACGCGATCGGATTTGATTCTTTACTTGGAAAATGGACGATTGTTAGAGCAGGGAACGCACCGGGAACTGCTGCGGCTCAAGGGTCGCTATGCAGCTCTATATCAAATCCAGAATCAAATGCAGGTCACAGCGCAGAACCATCCTGAGCAAAATCTATTAATGTCCTGA
- a CDS encoding ATP-binding protein, whose product MTEQKVDLTNCDREPIHIPGLIQPHGVLLVLEASTLKIIQVSNNTGEWLGRSPEDLLGQLLSMLLDEKQMIAIEQCLAGEFESLNPLDLCIRRGSEWICFDGIVHFHDGVVLIELEPQTADDRKNFFGFYQQVRGTITKIQKAPTLREMSQVVVEEVRKLTGFSRVMVYQFDADGAGSVIAEATDHETPYLDLRYPATDIPKQARQLYTLNWLRIIPTSDYQPITLTPPLNPLTGQPLDLSLSVLRSVSPLHLEYLQNMGVAASMSISLIQDQKLWGLIACHHDSPRYVPYSIRTACEFIGQVMSVELANKIANEDLDYKMALKSLQTSFVESLSRSEHLIDGLMQLEGKLLDLVSATGAVIWMGGTPSGELQSNRCHCIGTTPPQSTLPALIAWLKPHLHLNLFHTQSLSALHPRWESDKAIASGLLALEISKVHETYILWFRPEVLQTVSWGGNPNKPVEVQGDGTLYLTPRQSFERWQETVSGCSLPWKPCELEVVAELRSLIVGIILRQADELASMNIELQRSNEELDSFAYIASHDLKEPLRGIHNYANFLMEDYGETLNEDGVGKLQTLVRLTQRMEDLINSLLHFSRLGRAELMRQRVNLNDLVYQVVATLTMARPQNAIEFRIPRALPKVECDKAQINELFTNLISNAIKYNDKPEKWVEIGYVGDIQENAQEEPLHPTVFYVRDNGIGIPKEYIEQIFQIFKRLHGRDEFGGGTGAGLTIARKIVERHGGTIWVESAPNVGSTFYFTLQAEAIA is encoded by the coding sequence ATGACAGAACAGAAGGTTGACTTAACCAATTGCGATCGCGAACCCATCCACATTCCAGGGTTAATTCAGCCGCATGGCGTGCTGCTCGTACTCGAAGCTTCGACGCTAAAGATTATTCAGGTCAGCAATAATACCGGAGAATGGCTGGGACGATCGCCCGAAGACCTGTTGGGTCAACTGCTGTCTATGCTGCTGGATGAGAAGCAGATGATAGCGATCGAGCAGTGTTTAGCCGGAGAGTTTGAAAGCCTTAATCCGCTCGACCTCTGCATCCGGCGCGGCAGTGAATGGATCTGCTTCGATGGAATTGTTCATTTCCATGACGGGGTTGTGCTGATTGAGCTGGAGCCGCAAACCGCTGACGATCGGAAGAACTTTTTTGGGTTTTATCAGCAGGTTCGGGGAACGATTACCAAAATTCAGAAAGCGCCGACGCTGCGAGAGATGAGCCAGGTGGTGGTCGAGGAGGTGCGTAAGCTCACCGGGTTTAGCCGCGTGATGGTTTACCAGTTCGATGCCGATGGTGCCGGAAGCGTGATTGCAGAAGCAACAGACCACGAAACGCCCTATCTCGATCTGCGATATCCTGCAACCGATATTCCAAAACAGGCTCGCCAGCTCTACACCCTCAACTGGCTGCGAATCATTCCCACGTCCGACTACCAGCCCATCACCCTTACCCCGCCCCTCAATCCGCTCACCGGGCAGCCGCTCGACCTCAGTTTGTCTGTACTGCGAAGCGTGTCTCCTCTGCACCTGGAGTACCTGCAAAATATGGGGGTGGCGGCTTCCATGTCGATTTCCCTGATTCAAGACCAGAAACTCTGGGGACTGATTGCCTGCCATCACGATTCGCCTCGCTATGTGCCTTACAGCATTCGCACTGCCTGTGAGTTTATTGGTCAGGTGATGTCGGTCGAACTGGCAAACAAGATCGCAAACGAAGACCTCGATTACAAAATGGCGCTCAAGTCTCTGCAAACCAGCTTTGTAGAATCCCTGTCTCGCTCGGAGCATTTAATAGATGGGCTGATGCAGCTCGAAGGCAAACTGCTGGATCTGGTGAGCGCTACAGGTGCCGTGATCTGGATGGGGGGTACCCCTTCTGGGGAACTGCAAAGCAACCGCTGTCACTGTATAGGTACAACGCCGCCCCAATCCACCCTGCCCGCTTTGATCGCCTGGCTCAAGCCCCACTTGCACCTCAATCTTTTCCATACCCAGTCCCTTTCCGCACTCCATCCCCGGTGGGAATCGGACAAGGCGATCGCCAGCGGCTTACTGGCACTGGAAATCTCAAAAGTGCATGAAACCTATATTCTCTGGTTCCGTCCCGAAGTGCTACAAACGGTCAGCTGGGGCGGTAATCCCAACAAGCCTGTGGAAGTGCAGGGAGACGGCACCCTCTATCTCACTCCTCGGCAGTCGTTTGAACGATGGCAGGAAACGGTGAGCGGCTGTTCTCTCCCCTGGAAACCCTGTGAACTGGAAGTTGTTGCCGAACTGCGAAGCCTGATTGTCGGCATTATTCTGCGGCAGGCGGATGAACTGGCATCGATGAATATCGAACTTCAGCGCAGCAACGAAGAGCTGGATTCCTTTGCCTACATTGCCTCCCATGACCTGAAGGAGCCGCTGCGAGGCATCCATAACTACGCCAATTTCCTAATGGAAGATTACGGCGAAACGCTGAACGAAGACGGGGTCGGCAAGCTGCAAACCCTGGTGCGACTCACGCAGCGTATGGAGGATTTGATTAATTCACTGCTGCATTTCTCGCGTCTGGGGCGGGCTGAACTGATGCGGCAGCGCGTGAATCTTAACGATTTAGTGTATCAAGTCGTTGCAACCCTCACAATGGCGCGACCACAAAACGCGATCGAATTCCGTATCCCTCGTGCCCTACCCAAGGTGGAATGCGATAAGGCACAGATCAACGAACTCTTTACGAATCTAATTAGTAATGCTATCAAGTACAACGACAAACCAGAGAAATGGGTAGAAATTGGTTACGTCGGAGACATTCAGGAGAACGCGCAGGAAGAACCGCTTCACCCGACGGTGTTCTATGTGCGGGATAATGGCATCGGTATCCCCAAGGAATATATCGAACAGATTTTTCAAATCTTTAAGCGGCTGCACGGGCGGGATGAGTTTGGCGGCGGCACGGGAGCTGGGTTAACCATTGCCCGCAAAATTGTGGAGCGGCACGGCGGTACCATCTGGGTCGAATCCGCCCCTAATGTCGGTAGCACCTTCTATTTCACGCTTCAAGCCGAGGCAATTGCATGA
- a CDS encoding phosphotransferase, with amino-acid sequence MPWLIRAIDPLFVQQQFDQCLPFALKQAQLCEVRVIRYKPGRRCLIEYDVKVNDAANHTAIDSDSQTITLIGKVRAKGIDTNSYQLQQALWNTGFSEKSEDDISVPEPIAIIPNLQMWLQQKVPGTIATHLLPQPGGIALAQRIAEAVHKLHSANIPPRRRHTMTDELNILRDRLTQVMQQYPQWETRLERLLDACYRLGAATPKPNSCGIHRDFYPDQIIVSGSRLYLLDLDLYCEGDPSLDIGNFIGHLIEQGIRTFGNADALQDRSIALEETFVQLSGTATRAAIRAYTALTLVRHIFLSQQFVERRPFTEQILQCSEQLLL; translated from the coding sequence ATGCCCTGGTTGATAAGGGCGATCGATCCTCTATTTGTTCAGCAACAGTTTGATCAATGTCTGCCGTTTGCCCTAAAACAAGCCCAACTCTGCGAGGTTCGCGTCATTCGTTACAAACCGGGTCGCCGTTGTCTAATCGAGTATGACGTGAAAGTTAATGATGCAGCGAATCATACGGCGATCGATTCTGACAGTCAAACAATCACGCTGATTGGAAAAGTTCGAGCCAAAGGAATTGATACAAATAGCTATCAGCTTCAGCAAGCTCTGTGGAACACTGGATTCTCAGAAAAGAGCGAAGATGATATTTCAGTTCCAGAGCCGATCGCAATAATTCCCAATCTGCAAATGTGGCTCCAGCAAAAGGTTCCAGGCACGATCGCAACCCATCTTCTACCCCAGCCTGGCGGCATTGCCCTGGCGCAACGCATTGCTGAAGCAGTCCATAAACTGCATAGTGCCAATATTCCTCCCCGCCGTCGTCACACAATGACAGACGAACTAAATATCCTGCGCGATCGCCTGACCCAAGTGATGCAGCAATATCCCCAGTGGGAAACGCGATTAGAGCGGCTCTTAGATGCCTGTTATCGTTTAGGAGCAGCCACGCCTAAACCGAATTCCTGCGGGATTCATCGAGACTTTTATCCCGATCAGATCATCGTCAGCGGTTCTCGTTTGTACTTATTAGACTTAGACCTGTACTGTGAAGGCGATCCAAGTTTGGATATCGGTAACTTTATTGGGCATTTGATCGAACAGGGAATCCGAACATTTGGAAATGCAGATGCGCTGCAAGATCGATCGATCGCCCTAGAGGAAACCTTTGTACAGCTTTCCGGGACAGCTACTCGCGCCGCAATCCGAGCCTACACAGCCCTGACTCTAGTACGGCACATCTTCTTAAGTCAGCAGTTTGTAGAACGTCGTCCGTTCACCGAGCAGATCCTACAGTGTTCTGAACAGCTGCTACTTTGA